A part of Alkalidesulfovibrio alkalitolerans DSM 16529 genomic DNA contains:
- a CDS encoding TIGR04282 family arsenosugar biosynthesis glycosyltransferase, which yields MNPAERVIVMLKTPRPGEVKTRLAAALGPDQAARLAQAFAEDALAAARQTGAPLAVSFTPAEAATEIATWLGPDIPLWPQVEDDLGRRMTHALGLAFAAGATHALLMGSDVPDAPPALIREALDLLSTHAAVLGPCEDGGFWCIGVSAHVFTPDMLDRLPWSSETTLAATVERLAALGVQPALLPQWRDVDTLSDLLNLQSRLEKTPNAAPATLARLRELPSGPLSGQPCGPSLATTREPARDD from the coding sequence ATGAATCCGGCCGAGCGCGTAATCGTCATGCTCAAGACCCCGCGCCCAGGCGAGGTCAAGACGCGCCTCGCGGCCGCGCTTGGGCCGGATCAGGCCGCACGGCTGGCCCAGGCCTTTGCCGAGGACGCGCTGGCCGCCGCGCGGCAGACAGGCGCTCCCCTGGCCGTATCCTTCACCCCGGCCGAGGCCGCGACAGAAATCGCGACCTGGCTCGGCCCGGACATTCCGCTCTGGCCGCAGGTCGAGGACGACCTCGGGCGGCGCATGACCCATGCCCTGGGGCTGGCCTTCGCGGCCGGGGCGACGCATGCCCTGCTCATGGGCAGCGACGTGCCAGACGCGCCGCCCGCGCTCATCCGTGAGGCGCTCGACCTTTTGAGCACGCATGCCGCCGTGCTCGGCCCCTGCGAGGACGGCGGCTTCTGGTGCATCGGGGTTTCAGCCCACGTCTTTACGCCCGACATGCTCGACCGCCTTCCCTGGAGCAGCGAAACCACCCTGGCCGCGACCGTCGAACGGCTGGCCGCGCTCGGCGTACAGCCTGCGCTCCTGCCGCAATGGCGCGATGTTGACACGCTTTCCGATTTGCTGAATCTTCAATCGCGCTTGGAAAAGACCCCGAACGCGGCCCCCGCGACCCTTGCCCGCCTGCGCGAATTGCCGTCCGGACCCTTGTCCGGCCAGCCGTGCGGACCATCCCTTGCCACGACACGAGAGCCCGCTCGCGATGACTGA
- a CDS encoding MerR family transcriptional regulator, translating to MTAGEKTIAELAEEIGIAENTARRYVRLFDEFFAGRQRGRTMRYPAEAAALLSCISGFYREGLTTPEIFERLHAELAMRLQAPLPGQDGADAKEMGARTLPAVAAIDARLAAHEAALADVSLIRNTLAILWREYRRWRAVPGSFGELAAALKSLRAEVPRVGEEAKAQAEAAREQDRRAWAKEAAELRAEIARLRAEKERLAEQMAELRQTLGPGEEFRRLPLVFRSEKGEFLGVSAGTHKHFSLADFLGLLERGDRSVAVRWADGHKDRWLLHLVEGPGLCDERQHHLAVRRTKTPKGNRVVLIERLSFAGRDVPVFFLYELFKQIGRDFVEKPGPGR from the coding sequence ATGACGGCGGGCGAAAAGACCATTGCCGAACTGGCCGAAGAGATCGGCATCGCCGAAAACACCGCCCGCCGCTACGTTCGTCTTTTCGATGAATTCTTCGCGGGCCGCCAGCGCGGGCGCACCATGCGCTATCCGGCCGAGGCCGCGGCCCTGTTGTCCTGCATTTCAGGCTTCTACCGCGAGGGGCTGACCACGCCCGAGATATTCGAGCGGCTGCACGCGGAATTGGCCATGCGCCTGCAAGCGCCCCTGCCCGGCCAGGACGGGGCGGACGCCAAAGAAATGGGCGCGCGGACGCTTCCGGCGGTTGCGGCCATAGACGCCCGGCTTGCCGCGCACGAGGCTGCCCTGGCCGACGTGAGCCTGATCCGCAACACCCTGGCCATCCTGTGGCGCGAATACCGGCGCTGGAGGGCCGTGCCCGGCTCCTTCGGCGAGTTGGCCGCGGCGCTCAAGTCGCTTAGGGCCGAGGTGCCCAGGGTGGGGGAGGAGGCGAAGGCCCAGGCCGAGGCCGCGCGGGAGCAGGATCGTCGTGCGTGGGCCAAGGAGGCGGCCGAGCTTCGCGCCGAGATCGCCCGTTTGCGCGCGGAGAAGGAGCGGCTGGCCGAGCAGATGGCTGAATTGCGCCAGACGCTCGGGCCTGGGGAGGAATTCAGGCGGCTGCCGCTGGTTTTTCGCTCCGAGAAGGGCGAATTTCTCGGCGTCAGTGCGGGCACGCACAAGCACTTCAGCCTGGCGGATTTTCTGGGGCTTCTCGAACGAGGGGACCGCTCCGTGGCCGTGCGCTGGGCCGACGGTCACAAGGATCGCTGGCTTTTGCACCTGGTGGAGGGACCTGGGCTGTGCGACGAGCGGCAGCACCATCTGGCCGTGCGCCGCACCAAAACGCCCAAGGGCAACCGGGTCGTGCTCATCGAGCGCCTGAGCTTTGCCGGACGCGACGTGCCGGTCTTTTTTCTCTACGAGTTGTTCAAGCAGATCGGCCGGGACTTCGTCGAAAAGCCCGGCCCTGGAAGGTAG
- a CDS encoding glycosyltransferase family 4 protein: MTEATVTTPPRLLFVVAEDYYFWSHRLHLARACREAGAEVHVASAMNACREHIEAEGFIAHHLPFDRAGLNPLREASCVVAIARLLRAVRPDLAHLVAIKPILYGALAARLAGDPSLVAAVAGMGFVFLPGGRKRRVLRFVAEKWYRLFLKGRPNVRLLVQNPDDKTHFLSHGLIDPGQVDIVPGSGVDTGRFTPAPEPVDGPVRVLTHSRMLWDKGIGVLVEAAGILAARGLEMEFLLAGEPDPKNPAAISPETLAAWDGKDGVRVLGRRADIPELLASCHIACLPSFREGLPLSLIESAAAGRPLVSTDVPGCREICRHGENGLLAEIRDPVSLADNLERLARDPELRRAFGAKSREIAENIFSKEAVVARTFDVYRRLLRGAWPA, encoded by the coding sequence ATGACTGAAGCAACCGTTACGACACCCCCGCGCCTGCTCTTCGTGGTGGCCGAGGACTATTACTTCTGGTCCCACCGCCTGCACCTTGCCCGCGCCTGCCGCGAGGCCGGAGCCGAGGTGCACGTGGCCTCGGCCATGAACGCCTGCCGCGAGCACATCGAGGCCGAGGGCTTTATCGCCCATCACCTGCCCTTCGATCGCGCGGGCCTGAATCCCCTGCGCGAGGCCTCGTGCGTCGTGGCGATCGCGCGTCTCCTGCGCGCGGTGCGACCCGATCTGGCCCACCTCGTGGCCATCAAGCCCATCCTTTACGGCGCGCTGGCCGCACGCCTGGCGGGCGATCCTTCCCTGGTCGCGGCCGTGGCGGGCATGGGCTTCGTCTTTCTGCCCGGCGGCCGCAAGCGGCGCGTGCTGCGCTTCGTGGCCGAGAAGTGGTATCGCCTGTTTCTCAAGGGGCGGCCCAATGTGCGGCTGCTGGTGCAAAACCCCGACGACAAAACCCACTTCCTGTCCCACGGCCTGATCGATCCGGGGCAAGTGGACATTGTGCCCGGCTCCGGCGTTGACACCGGACGTTTCACTCCCGCGCCCGAGCCCGTGGACGGCCCGGTGCGGGTTTTGACCCATTCGCGCATGCTCTGGGACAAGGGCATCGGCGTGCTCGTGGAGGCGGCCGGGATTTTGGCCGCGCGCGGCCTGGAGATGGAATTTCTGCTCGCGGGCGAGCCCGATCCCAAGAACCCGGCCGCCATCAGCCCCGAGACCCTGGCCGCCTGGGACGGAAAGGACGGCGTGCGCGTCCTTGGCCGCCGCGCGGACATCCCCGAGCTTCTCGCATCCTGCCACATCGCCTGCCTGCCCTCGTTTCGCGAGGGGCTGCCGCTCTCGCTCATCGAGTCGGCCGCGGCCGGACGGCCGCTCGTCTCCACGGACGTGCCCGGCTGCCGCGAGATCTGCCGCCACGGCGAAAACGGTCTCCTGGCCGAGATCCGCGATCCGGTCTCACTGGCCGACAACCTCGAACGGCTGGCGCGCGACCCCGAACTTCGCCGCGCCTTCGGGGCCAAAAGCCGCGAAATAGCCGAGAACATCTTCTCCAAGGAGGCCGTGGTGGCCCGGACCTTCGACGTGTACCGGCGGCTGTTGCGTGGAGCGTGGCCCGCATGA
- a CDS encoding pyridoxamine 5'-phosphate oxidase family protein — protein sequence MRKALREIKDQGEIEALLRRGQVIHLALNAAEGPYVVPMNYGYEDGVIWLHCAREGTRLDLLARDPRAGFSVLVDYAVVSAQSPCEATAHYASVCGWGKLRVVEDEAEKRKGLSVITRQLLPGVAPEFPDAALAATCVLALSPDMLTGKRNPAAGR from the coding sequence ATGCGCAAGGCGCTTCGGGAAATCAAGGACCAGGGTGAAATCGAGGCCCTTCTTCGGCGCGGGCAGGTCATACACCTGGCCCTGAACGCGGCCGAGGGGCCATACGTGGTTCCCATGAACTACGGCTACGAGGACGGCGTGATCTGGCTGCACTGCGCGCGCGAGGGCACGCGGCTCGACCTTTTGGCCCGCGACCCGCGCGCGGGTTTTTCCGTGCTCGTGGACTACGCCGTGGTTTCCGCGCAAAGCCCCTGCGAGGCCACGGCGCATTACGCCAGCGTCTGCGGTTGGGGCAAGCTTCGCGTGGTCGAGGACGAGGCGGAGAAGCGCAAGGGGCTTTCGGTCATCACCCGGCAGCTTCTGCCCGGCGTAGCGCCCGAGTTCCCGGATGCGGCGCTTGCCGCCACCTGCGTGCTGGCGCTCTCGCCCGACATGCTCACCGGCAAGCGCAACCCGGCGGCAGGCCGCTGA
- a CDS encoding NAD+ synthase — MRIALIQTNPVVGDVQGNAARVEAAVRRAAVLSADLCLTTEMVLTGYPPRDLLLYSDFARRAAEGARDLAARLADCPPVLLGCIEENASGRGKPLYNAALLLSKGRVAASYRKSLLPSYDVFDETRYFEAYPGLNILELGGRRLAVTICEDIWNDAGFFEHPLYERDPVAEIGRAGVDALLNLSASPFTMGKHQAREAMLSAIARNLGVPVLYANQVGGNDDLLFDGRSCAAAPDGRIFARASAFAEDLLLVDLADLSGEVREPDLSDLEEVWQGLVTGLGDYARKTCFSSAVLGLSGGIDSALTAVIAAQALGPDNVLGVCMPSPYSSRGSVDDSLELARRLGIRTLTMPIADLMRAFDAALAPAFAGRAPDVTEENIQARIRGNLLMALSNKFGSLLLTTGNKSELAVGYCTIYGDMSGGLAVLADVPKTMVYRLSDHVNERVGGPIPREIIEKPPSAELRPGQKDQDSLPPYDVLDAILALHVESGLSVDQIAARGFDAATVARVARLVASAEFKRRQAPPGLKVTQRAFGTGWRMPLACRLG; from the coding sequence ATGCGCATCGCGCTCATCCAGACCAATCCCGTGGTGGGGGACGTGCAGGGCAACGCGGCCCGCGTGGAGGCGGCCGTGCGCCGCGCCGCCGTGCTTTCCGCCGACCTGTGTCTGACCACGGAGATGGTCCTCACGGGCTATCCGCCCCGCGACCTGCTGCTCTACTCCGACTTCGCGCGCCGCGCGGCAGAGGGAGCGCGCGATCTGGCCGCGCGGCTGGCCGATTGCCCGCCCGTGCTTCTGGGCTGCATCGAGGAGAACGCCTCGGGCCGGGGCAAGCCGCTGTACAACGCGGCGCTTCTGCTCTCCAAGGGCCGCGTGGCCGCTTCGTATCGCAAATCGCTCCTGCCTTCGTATGACGTTTTCGACGAGACACGGTATTTCGAAGCGTATCCCGGACTGAACATCCTCGAACTTGGCGGACGGCGGTTGGCCGTGACCATCTGCGAGGACATCTGGAACGACGCGGGGTTCTTCGAGCATCCGCTCTACGAGCGCGACCCCGTGGCCGAGATCGGCCGCGCGGGCGTGGACGCGCTCTTGAACCTCTCGGCCTCGCCCTTCACCATGGGCAAGCATCAGGCGCGCGAGGCCATGCTCTCGGCCATCGCGCGAAATCTGGGCGTGCCCGTGCTCTACGCCAACCAGGTCGGCGGCAACGACGACCTGCTCTTCGACGGCCGCTCCTGCGCGGCCGCGCCCGACGGCCGCATCTTCGCGCGCGCCAGCGCCTTTGCCGAGGATCTGCTGCTCGTGGATCTGGCCGACCTTTCCGGGGAGGTGCGCGAGCCTGACCTTTCCGATCTGGAGGAGGTCTGGCAGGGTCTTGTGACCGGCCTTGGCGACTACGCGCGCAAGACCTGCTTCTCCTCGGCGGTGCTCGGGCTTTCCGGCGGCATCGACTCCGCGCTCACGGCCGTGATCGCGGCCCAGGCGCTCGGTCCGGACAACGTGCTCGGGGTCTGCATGCCCTCGCCCTATTCGAGCCGGGGCAGCGTGGACGATTCCCTCGAACTCGCGCGCAGGCTCGGCATCCGCACCTTGACCATGCCCATCGCGGACCTCATGCGCGCCTTCGACGCGGCCCTGGCCCCGGCCTTCGCGGGCCGCGCCCCGGACGTGACCGAGGAGAACATCCAGGCCCGCATCCGGGGCAATCTGCTCATGGCCCTGTCCAACAAGTTCGGCTCGCTGCTGCTCACCACGGGCAACAAGAGCGAACTGGCCGTGGGCTACTGCACCATCTACGGCGACATGTCGGGCGGACTGGCCGTGCTGGCCGATGTGCCCAAGACCATGGTCTACAGGCTTTCCGACCACGTGAACGAGCGTGTCGGCGGGCCCATCCCGCGCGAGATCATCGAGAAGCCGCCCTCGGCCGAGCTTCGGCCCGGGCAAAAGGATCAGGACAGCCTGCCGCCCTACGACGTGCTCGACGCCATCCTGGCCCTGCATGTGGAGTCGGGCCTGTCCGTGGACCAGATCGCGGCCAGGGGTTTCGACGCGGCCACCGTGGCCCGCGTGGCCCGGCTCGTGGCCTCGGCGGAATTCAAGCGCCGTCAGGCTCCGCCTGGGCTCAAGGTCACCCAACGGGCCTTCGGCACGGGCTGGCGGATGCCGCTGGCCTGTCGGCTGGGTTGA
- a CDS encoding threonine aldolase family protein: protein MNTLKSFASDNVSGVHPRILQAMAKANDGPAKPYGQDGATARADELLRRHFGPDIDPYFVFLGTAANVLSLSSMIRPHQAVLCADCAHIAVDECGAPERFTGAKLLTVPSRDGKVAPGDFRRFLRDIGNEHHSQPAALSITQCTEYGSLYSPDEIRALADFAHEHRMFLHMDGARLANACAALDLPLAALTAECGVDALSFGGTKNGLMFGEAVIFFEPRLAAHFRFERKQAMQLYSKMRFIAAQFSALLEDDLWLANARHANRMAALLGELVQDLPGLSITRPVQTNHVFARLPRAALTRLEADWHFYVWRDEDPAKDPEVRWMTAFDTREEDVRAFAAAVRSSLDI, encoded by the coding sequence ATGAACACGCTCAAGAGCTTCGCCAGCGACAACGTCAGCGGCGTGCATCCCCGCATCTTGCAGGCCATGGCCAAGGCCAACGACGGCCCGGCCAAGCCCTACGGCCAGGACGGCGCGACCGCGCGGGCGGACGAGCTGTTGCGCAGGCACTTCGGGCCGGACATCGACCCCTATTTCGTCTTCCTGGGCACGGCCGCCAACGTGCTCTCGCTTTCGAGCATGATCCGGCCGCACCAGGCCGTTTTGTGCGCCGACTGCGCCCACATCGCCGTGGACGAGTGCGGCGCGCCCGAGCGCTTCACCGGCGCCAAGCTTTTGACCGTGCCCTCGCGCGACGGCAAGGTCGCGCCCGGCGATTTCCGGCGTTTTCTGCGCGACATCGGCAACGAGCACCACTCCCAGCCCGCGGCCCTGTCCATCACCCAGTGCACGGAATACGGCTCCCTGTACTCGCCCGACGAGATACGGGCCCTAGCGGACTTCGCCCACGAACACCGCATGTTCCTGCACATGGACGGCGCGCGCCTAGCCAACGCCTGCGCCGCGCTCGACCTGCCGCTGGCCGCGCTGACCGCCGAGTGCGGCGTGGATGCGCTGTCCTTCGGGGGCACCAAGAACGGCCTGATGTTCGGCGAGGCCGTGATCTTTTTCGAGCCGCGTCTGGCGGCCCATTTCCGCTTCGAGCGCAAGCAGGCCATGCAGCTCTACTCCAAGATGCGTTTCATCGCGGCCCAGTTCTCGGCCCTGCTCGAAGACGACCTGTGGCTCGCGAACGCCCGCCACGCCAACCGCATGGCCGCGCTGCTCGGCGAACTGGTGCAGGACCTGCCCGGCCTTTCCATCACCCGGCCGGTGCAGACCAACCACGTCTTCGCCCGCCTGCCGCGTGCCGCGCTGACGCGGCTGGAGGCCGACTGGCACTTCTACGTCTGGCGCGACGAGGACCCGGCCAAGGACCCCGAGGTGCGCTGGATGACCGCCTTCGACACCCGCGAGGAGGACGTGCGCGCCTTTGCCGCGGCCGTGCGCTCCTCACTGGACATCTGA
- a CDS encoding TIGR04283 family arsenosugar biosynthesis glycosyltransferase yields the protein MTSRAKDPIPRLSVVIPALGEAATVCRAVSSVALAAACADMVAEVVVADAEPGDGGSTLSALDRLDPAARSRLAGVRGLRAPQGRARQMNAGAAAARGEILLFLHADTRLPETALATAARLLDNGARAGAFGLEIDSPRASIRFIARMATLRARFLGLPFGDQGLFLRRDLFENLGGFADLPLMEDVEFVRRLARNGARPVVARENVVTSARRFERLGPLACTLRNWTLLSLYLLGAPPARLARFYRPMGGA from the coding sequence ATGACGAGTCGAGCGAAAGACCCCATCCCCCGCCTGAGCGTCGTCATTCCGGCGCTTGGCGAGGCCGCGACCGTCTGCCGGGCCGTTTCCTCCGTGGCCCTGGCTGCCGCTTGCGCGGACATGGTGGCCGAGGTCGTCGTGGCGGACGCCGAGCCCGGCGACGGCGGTTCGACCCTGTCCGCGCTCGACCGCCTCGACCCGGCCGCCCGCTCGCGGCTGGCCGGGGTGCGTGGCCTGCGCGCGCCGCAGGGCCGGGCCAGGCAGATGAACGCGGGCGCGGCAGCGGCCAGGGGCGAAATCCTGCTCTTTCTGCACGCGGACACACGCCTGCCCGAAACCGCCCTGGCCACGGCCGCGCGGCTATTGGACAACGGCGCGCGAGCCGGGGCCTTCGGCCTTGAGATCGACTCGCCGCGCGCCTCGATACGGTTCATCGCCCGGATGGCCACGCTGCGCGCGCGATTCCTGGGACTGCCATTCGGCGACCAGGGGCTTTTCCTACGCCGCGACCTGTTCGAAAATCTTGGCGGCTTCGCGGACCTGCCGCTCATGGAGGACGTGGAGTTCGTGCGCCGCCTGGCCAGAAACGGCGCGCGCCCGGTCGTGGCCCGTGAAAACGTCGTGACTTCGGCCCGCCGCTTCGAGCGGTTGGGGCCGCTGGCCTGCACCTTGCGCAACTGGACGCTGCTCTCGCTCTACCTGCTCGGCGCGCCGCCCGCGCGGCTGGCCCGCTTCTACCGGCCCATGGGAGGCGCATGA